The following coding sequences are from one Muntiacus reevesi chromosome 17, mMunRee1.1, whole genome shotgun sequence window:
- the HPF1 gene encoding histone PARylation factor 1 — protein MVGGGAKRRLRGEGPQCEKPADVKKSKSCEADVPSDLRKEVESHYRLPLPEDFYHFWRFCEGLDPEQPADSLSASLGLRLVGPYDILAGKHKIKKKSAGLNFNLHWRFYYDPPEFQTIIIGDSKTQFHMGYFRDSPDELPVFVGTNEAKKNCVIVQSGDNVFAAVKLFLMKKLKEVTDKKKTSLLKTIDEKLTEAARELGLSLEQRTVRMKQRDKKVVTKTFHGAGLVVPVDKNDVGYRELPETDASLRRICRTIVEAPSDTDRLQAFAPVQEMVTYVQFANDECDYGMGLELGLDLFCHGSHYFHKVAGQLLPLAYNLLKRNLFAEIIEAHLANRSQEDVDQLAA, from the exons TGTGAAAAACCGGCCGATGTGAAGAAGAGTAAGTCCTGTGAAGCTGATGTGCCCAGTGACCTTCGAAAAGAGGTGGAAAGCCATTACAGGCTTCCCCTGCCTGAAGATTTCTACCACTTCTGGAGGTTCTGTGAAGGACTTGACCCTGAACAGCCAGCTG ATTCACTATCTGCAAGCCTTGGACTTCGATTAGTGGGTCCTTATGATATCCTTGccggaaaacataaaataaagaaaaaatcagcAGGTTTGAATTTTAACCTTCACTGGAGATTTTACTATGATCCTCCTGAGTTCCAGACCATTATTATTGGAGACAGTAAAACTCAGTTCCACATGGGGTATTTCAG GGATTCTCCTGATGAACTTCCTGTATTTGTCGGTAcaaatgaagcaaagaaaaattgTGTGATTGTTCAAAGTGGAGATAATGTGTTTGCTGCAGTcaa attatttttgatgaaaaaacttaaagaagtaacagataaaaagaaaactagtcTCTTGAAAACCATAGATGAGAAACTTACAGAAGCAGCCAGAGAACTGGGGCTCTCCCTGGAACAGAGAACTGTGAGGATGAAGCAGAGAGACAAGAAA gTGGTGACAAAGACCTTTCATGGGGCAGGCTTGGTTGTCCCAGTGGATAAAAACGATGTTGGATACAGAGAGCTCCCTGAAACGGACG CCAGCCTCAGGAGAATCTGCAGGACAATTGTGGAGGCCCCAAGCGACACTGACAGACTCCAGGCCTTCGCCCCtgtccaggagatggtgacctACGTGCAGTTCGCTAATGATGAGTGTGACTATGGGatggggctggagctggggctggacctcTTCTGCCACGGTTCCCAC tattttcataaAGTTGCTGGCCAGCTTTTACCTCTGGCATATAATCTGCTGAAGAGGAATCTCTTTGCGGAAATTATTGAAGCTCATCTGGCGAACAGGAGCCAAGAGGATGTGGACCAGCTTGCAGCATGA